A genomic stretch from Bacillaceae bacterium S4-13-56 includes:
- a CDS encoding DUF4830 domain-containing protein, whose amino-acid sequence MKKIVLFVSLFLLVGCNTTSIQKEHEEYLTSFGWHIQKFTKKETITIDYLPEALESIKIAGLDLGPYKDQEATVTSYFLKEKQKSGDKMTFHIYEIDGKIIGGYGTLENWSPGLFALDDRDVLIERNVMKKEGE is encoded by the coding sequence TTGAAAAAAATTGTTTTGTTTGTGAGTCTTTTCCTCTTAGTTGGATGTAATACAACTTCTATACAAAAAGAGCATGAAGAGTATTTAACATCATTTGGGTGGCATATCCAAAAGTTCACTAAGAAAGAGACTATTACCATAGATTATCTTCCAGAAGCATTGGAATCCATAAAAATAGCTGGTTTAGATTTGGGACCTTACAAGGACCAGGAAGCAACAGTAACCTCTTATTTTTTAAAGGAAAAGCAAAAATCAGGAGATAAAATGACATTCCATATTTATGAAATTGATGGTAAAATTATTGGGGGATACGGGACATTAGAAAATTGGTCGCCTGGACTTTTTGCCTTGGATGACCGAGACGTATTAATAGAAAGAAATGTTATGAAAAAAGAAGGAGAGTAA